In Deferribacteraceae bacterium V6Fe1, one genomic interval encodes:
- a CDS encoding response regulator, protein MDKSEIKILVVDDEEHTRLGYAEVLKLEGYNVDAAENGLEGLKFAKNKSYDVIVTDLRMPEMDGAQFIENLRKFDKEVKVVVITAFGSFKSYKHLTSLGAVEYINKPVRAKDLKEAITKVLSL, encoded by the coding sequence ATGGATAAATCCGAAATAAAAATTTTAGTGGTAGATGACGAAGAACATACAAGATTAGGGTATGCCGAAGTGTTAAAGCTTGAAGGCTATAATGTTGATGCCGCTGAGAATGGCTTGGAAGGATTAAAGTTTGCCAAAAATAAAAGTTATGATGTTATAGTGACAGACCTTAGAATGCCTGAGATGGACGGAGCTCAATTCATTGAAAATTTAAGAAAATTCGACAAAGAGGTAAAGGTTGTAGTTATTACAGCTTTTGGAAGCTTTAAATCATACAAGCACCTCACTTCCCTTGGTGCTGTTGAATATATAAATAAACCTGTTAGAGCAAAAGATTTAAAAGAAGCGATAACAAAAGTGCTAAGTTTATAG